The Xenopus tropicalis strain Nigerian chromosome 2, UCB_Xtro_10.0, whole genome shotgun sequence genome window below encodes:
- the hmgb1 gene encoding high mobility group protein B1: MGKGDPKKPRGKMSSYAYFVQTCREEHKKKHPDASVNFAEFSKKCSERWKTMSAKEKSKFEDMAKADKVRYEREMKTYIPPKGETKKKFKDPNAPKRPPSAFFLFCSEFRPKIKGEHPGSTIGDIAKKLGEMWNNTATDDKLPYERKAAKLKEKYEKDVAAYRAKGKPEPAKKAPAKFEKAKKKEDDDDDEDDDDEEEEDEEEEDEEDDDE, translated from the exons ATGGGTAAAGGTGATCCTAAGAAGCCAAGAGGAAAAATGTCCTCATATGCTTACTTTGTGCAAACATGCAGAGAAGAGCACAAGAAAAAGCACCCTGATGCCTCTGTGAATTTTGCAGAGTTTTCTAAGAAATGCTCAGAAAGGTGGAAG ACCATGTCTGCTAAGGAAAAATCAAAGTTTGAAGATATGGCAAAAGCCGACAAAGTTCGCTATGAGAGAGAAATGAAAACTTATATACCACCCAAAGGAGAAACAAAGAAGAAGTTTAAGGACCCTAATGCACCAAAGAGACCACC TTCGGCGTTCTTCTTGTTCTGCTCTGAATTCCGTCCAAAAATCAAAGGGGAGCACCCAGGTTCGACTATTGGAGACATAGCAAAGAAACTAGGAGAGATGTGGAATAACACTGCTACAGATGACAAGCTGCCCTATGAAAGAAAAGCTGCCAAGCTGAAGGAGAAGTATGAAAAG GATGTTGCAGCATATAGGGCCAAGGGAAAGCCAGAACCGGCTAAAAAAGCTCCAGCTAAGTTTGAAAAAGCCAAGAAGAAGGaggatgatgacgacgatgaagatgatgatgatgaagaggaagAAGACGAAGAGGAGGAGGACGAGGAGGATGATGATGAATAA